ttttttgaaacaaatgTGTATGTGATATGCttgattttctatttatttttttgaaacaaatcGTAATTGTttgacaaataaaataaaacaaaacaaattaatGTTTGACAAACATGTCTGAAAATCCAAGATCTAACTACAGTTCTTGAAGTCGCAGAAGAGGTCCTTGGATTTTCGGACACGTAAAGCTAATCATATTGTGTATGCAATGCTTAAACCTCTAGAATTAATACTATTCATAGAATTAGAATAGGATAGTATATTTAATTACAATAAATCTCTCCATCACTTCACCAATCATTTTTACTTTAACTAGCAAACTACATAACTTCAAGAGTGACTAATCTACCTTGTCTTTCATTCGATTAATCCCTGCATTTTGCCATTTGGTTACCATAAGTCAAAGATGCTAAGAAGAATCCGTGAAGCAAGGTAAGCAAACTTTTTTCAGAATAAGATAAGAAACTTTTTTACTTTAACTATCCTTATGTCGCATCTGCAGAAAACTCAAGTTTTTTCTACATGTTAACTTGATGTTTGTCCTGTTTATACGAATCTCAGATCTAACCTACAATATGGCTTCAAAAATAGAAAAATCCCAACTACTAATAGTTTCCTTTATATATAAGTAAGAAAAATACAATACGTATATATTAAACTCGAAACAATTGAAATTTCACCTAATAGTACTTATGTGTGGCCAAGTATATTAAAGCAACAATCATAACACCTTATAACGTAGCAGCATGGTTCGAGGGATAGGAAAGACTACCGtattatttacaaaaatatctATTCATCTCACCACAAAATCCACATTCAAACAACTTTTTCATTTTGAGTAGATTTTTCCATTTGTTATTAGTGTGGCCTCTATATGTCCACATACCCCAAGTGCTGGAGGACATTTTTACAAAAGAAGAAAGTGGATTTGACTATGACTTTTGGGTTTGATCGTGGTCAGAATCTCAGAACAGAATGGTTAAGTTAGTTGATACCGGTACAGATAGCTAAGTAAATAGGCTTTTTGGGGGTAAAAATTGAGGTTTGTAATGTTATTAGATTATAAATGCTTACCCAACACACAAATAAAACATATTCCTAGGAAAACTTTCGTCGTTCAAAAGAAAAATGTTTGGTGGTTCCAAGTATCGTATCTATATATACAATAGAAACTCCTTAAATTAATAGTCTTGTGACCAGAGAAATCTATTAATTTAGAGAGATTATTAATTTAGTGAGTTAAATTTTAGCTTGTGCAAGTCTAGTAGGGATCATCAAATGTTATTATTTTAAAACAATAATTAATTTAACGAGTATTAATTTAAAGAATTTCTACATGAAATTAAACATAAACTATTTAAATATTTTGAAACCACGTAAATATGTCAAAGgcatggtgtttttttttttttttttgatgagaagTGAAAGATTTATTAAAAAGAGGAGAATATACAAAAGTCTACAAAAGatagacaaaaaaaaagaaaggaagcAAAACAAACAAGAAGAACTAGAGACTCAGTCGAACACTGTCTCCCAGTTATAAACAGAGTTTGAAAAATTCAGATGAACCCTGTTTCCAGCAGCACTAGCCCAGGACAGCGCAAGAGCCTTGACATCCACTGCAATTTCAGAATCAGTCTTGAAACTATACTTGTCCTCAAAGATGCGACAATTTCTTTCTCTCCACAGGATCCAGACTATTGCAGAGGGAAAAAGATCCCAGACTACCTTACCGTTACTTGATAGAGAACTATGAGACCAAGAATGAGCCAGCAAATACATAGTCTCTGGGAACACCCACGCCCAATGCATTTTAGGCATAACAGCCATCCAAGTTTTATATGCCACTTTACAGTGTAGTAAGAGATGTTCCTGAGACTCATTACAATTACCACAAAGAATGCAATAGCTATAAACTTCCATCCCTTTTCGATTTAACATATCTAAGGAGTTTAATTTACCATGAACAACACACCATAAGAGGAAagagacttttggtggaactCCATTCTTATTTACGAAATGATGTGGAAAATTatcaacaccagcaacaacagtGAGAGTATGATAAAGAGATTTAACTGAAAAACCGCCTGAGTTGTGAAGCTGCCAACGCCTAGTATCGGGAAGAGTGTCTATAACAGGAGGATCACTACCAATAACGTTGAGTAACCCTGCTAACTGAGTCACTTCCAAGTTATTAAGAATTCTCTTGAAATCAAATCTCCATGCACCGTCAGGAGTAATGTGATCAGCCAGACTACCGAATTGATGTCTATCCAACTTGCAAAGATGGTTAAAACAAATTTTCAGGGAAGAAGTACCTATCCACTTATCATACCAGAAGGACACTCTAGTACCAGAATGAATGCACAAAGAGGAGTTATTAGTAATCATATCTCTTGTTTCAGAGATCGTTTTCCAGTAGGAGACTCCATGAGAATAAAAAACTGGACCTGGAACCCAATTTTAGTAGTCGCAACCATATTTCTCTACTATGAGCTTATACCATAAACTGGTTTTCTCTACACCAAACCTCCAACTCCACTTCGCTAAAAGAGCCATATTCATAAGCTTCAAGTTAAGAACTCCTAACCCTCCTCTATCTTTATCAGCATAAATCATTTCCCATTTTATCAAGTGAGAACAACTATTATTTCCCCAAAGAAAATTCctcattttcttttctaaaattttGATCACAGAAATTGGAGCCTTGAACAAGGAGAAGTAGTACATTGGAAGAGAAGTTAGAATACATTTTAAGAGAGCTAACCTACCTCCTTTGGATAGAGAGATGTGTTTCCAGGTAGAAAGACGTGCATCAAACTTCTCCAGAATAGGCACCCAAATTTCTTTAGACTTAGACTTAGCTCCCAGAGGCATGCCTAAGTATAAGAAGGGCAAAATATCAGCTGCGCATCCCAGCTCTGCAACCCAAATATTCATCAGAGGAACATCTCCAATTGCAATCAGTCGAGTTTTAGATTTATTAACTTTCAAACCTGAGATATACTCAAAACAGTGCAAAATTGAGAACAAGTTTGTGAGCTCTTCTTTACTGTTGTCGACGAAAAATATAGTATCATCCGCATAATGCAAATGATTTACCACAGagccattttccaccatagaAAAACCATTGAATAAACCAGCATTAGCTGCCCTATCAATATATTTAGAGAAACCTTCCATAGCAATGTTAAATAAAAGAGGTGGCATGGGACAACCTTGTCTAACTCCCATTGAACTTTTgaaaaaaccaaaagaagaacCATTAATGAGGACAGAAAATGTAGCTATAGAATAACAAAACTTTGTCCAGTTAATTCATTTACTACTAAACCCCATttttctcaacataaactccaaaAAACTCCAGTTGATTCTATCAAAGGCCTTCTCCAAATCGATTTTACAGATTACTCCTGGCTTTTCAGCTTTTAATCTTGAAtcaaccaactcgtttgcaatcAGAATACCATCTGTAATTTGTCTACCCTCTATATAAACACATTGAACCTGGGAAATGAGTTTTGGCAGAACTAATTTCATCCTAGTAGCAAGTACCTTGGATAGGATTTTGTAGACATTAGTAAGAAGGCAAATAGGCCTGCAGTCTTTAATAGTTTCTATATGATCTTTCTTAGGAACTAAAGTAATAAAAGTGGAGTTGTGTTTGGTATCTATACAACCTGTATTGCAGAATTCCTGCATAGTGCCCATGATGTCAGATTTAATGAAACTCCAGCATTTGTGGAAGAACATAATGGGAAAGCCGTCTGGACCAGGAGCCTTATCATGTCCTAACTCCTGAATTTCCTGTAACACTTCAGCTTCAGAAAAATCAGCATCCAAAATAGCAGATTCAATAGAACTTATGCTCTCAAAATCAATACCTTCCAGAACCGGCCTAATAATCTCCTCTTCTTTAAAAAGATCCTCATAAAAACTTAAAATATGCTCTGTAAGCTGTAGCCTGTCATCAATCAAGACCCCATCAATGTATAATTGTTtgattctattatatcttctccTTGCACTAGTCTTCCTGATAAAAAAAGCAGTATTCTTGTCTCCTTCTTGCATCCACTTAATATTTGATTTAATCCTCCAGGAAGCCTCGAACATTCCATGAGAGTATTTGTaaattcatttatcaaaagaGAGTACCCGTTTTTTGATAATACGCCTTGTTTTCACATATGATTGCTCGAGAGCTAGAGGAGAAATATCAAGTCTTCTGCACTCTGTTACCATTCTTTTAGGTATTACACTATGTTCCTCCACACCGGTGTTATGGCAAGAAACCTCTAAGAAATATGTAACAACATCTGATGTATCTGTAGAAATAGACTCAAACCCAGGGGGATACATTGGAGAGGAATTTGAGGTATCCTCTGCATACAAGTTAGCAATAAAAGTATCAATTAGGCCACCTAGAGGTAATAATATTGTCTTAGGCTCATGGATTGACACTGGTTGAACTCCCTCCAAATTGACAATATTTTGGACGGCAAAGTCATCTTCGATTACAGATAAGTTTCTGAAGCTCTTATGTACAGGGCCTTTCATATTAACTTTGATGGACAAAAATCTTTTAGAGTGATCTGGCATACTGTTAAAAGTGATGCCCAGATTGATGCCAAGATTGAATAAACGTTGTACTTCATGAAAAACCCACTCAGGGAAGATGAAACTGGAGCTTTTGTTAACACATCTAGGATAGGTTGGAGTAGGCAGAGGGAGCAAAGAATTATGAACTGGAGGTGTATATAGAGGGGCATGAGACAACATGAGGGTATTGATATTATGTCGAGGTAAAAGAGGATGATCGTATAAGGTTATGGGGATTGGGTCGATGATGGAATATAGGTTTGAGGATGTTCTGGTGACAGCTTTTATCATTATCGGTGGATGAATATTTTTGGTGGATGGAGGAGAAGATAGTTGGTCAAATATTTCGTCGATACATCATTTGAAGGCCGGTTTTGGGATGAAAGAATCTATCTCCATGTCTGTGGGTGAGTTAACATCTAATGACAACTTATCAATCTTCTTCCATATGAGGTTTTGTCGCAGACAGGTATGTGAAATTTTCTTTTTGGGCTTAATTTTCCTCCGTTTTTTGTTTACAGATCCATGATGACCCGTTTTACGTAAACCCTGCCTTGCTGGATAAGGCAAAGATATATCCGTTGAGTTCGGAGAATTTGAAACTTTCCTGGGAGAGTTTACAAAGTTACTAGAATTAGGGAGCATATCTGTAGATGCTCTTTGAATATCCTCCGAACCCGGCATGTGATTTGACCCCGAGAAAATTGCCCCTCTCATCAACGGTTCCCGATCTTTCGCCTGCTTTCTTTCTGGAGCAATGATGCTAGCAACAGAGACGTAAGCCGTGAAGATACCATAATCTGTGATCAGATTAAGAACTCTCGGAATAGAGTTGATCCCATTGACATTACGTATCTTCCTACGCATTTCCCTTAAATCTTCAAGCCTTAGCGTAACAGGATCAATCAGCAGAACTTCACCACATAGTTATCCTATTTGATGCATAACACCCACTGACCATAATTGATAAGGGACTCCGATAATCTCTAAATTGAAATCTGTAGCTGATAAGCGAGATGTACTCCAAAATTTAGAATCCCATCTAAAAACTGAATATGTAATATTTCCTGCAGAAAAGGTAAACTCGAAATTTGTAGATGATAGATTTTTGTCTACATGAAAAATACCTTGTGAAGAATTCATGGGATAGACAATACATAGGGTATGGAGCTGTAATTCATGACTGAGGTCACCTCTGACCAATTTGTAATTGGGATAGGTGATGATACGACAAAGGCATCATGCCACTTTCCTAATAGATTTGAAGTAGTATGTAGGTCGATCTGAATGTCAGCCCTACCAATACTTTTGAAAGACACTGGTGCTGCAAAACTGTCACAAATGAATGGTGAATGAAGCATTATTTTGGGATATATTGAACTAGATTTAGGATCTGGAAAAGATGGTTTGGGGTGAGTTGGGATGAAGTTAGGATTTGGAAATGATGTTGATGGATTTGGAATAGATGGATTGGTTTTCAATACTGAAGCATAGGAAAGTTTTTGATTTTTGTGTACTGATTGGATAGAGATTTAGATGTTGTAGAACCTAAAGAGATAGAAAAAGCAATGATCTCTTCCAAGGCTAAAGCCATTTTGAACCATCCCTCAAAACACTCACCTGCAGGAATAAAGAAAGTTATCGGATCAGCTTTGGGATTTGGCTTAGAAAGGGTGATGTTTAGATAGAAACCATGTGTGTTTGATTGTTTTATTGCCATGAACCATTGCTGATTCACAGCATACTTCCATACACGACGACCTACATCACCATTTTTTGCAGTTTCAAATAAGACATACTGCAGATGTTTTGCTAAGGCTACAGGAAATGAACCATGTGTATATCCAGAGGAATAAAATTCTGTTAAGATAATTGGAGAGGAACGAATGAATCTGTTGCaagaaaatctgaaaaattttCTATCAACTTGGATGAATCTATGTTCAGAGGACATGGTGCtaatgaagatgtgatctaacaAACTGATGATGCTAAAGGATAGGAACTAGGAAACCTAAGGAACTAGGAAAGCCTAAGAGAGTTAATGCTAAGTAAAATACTAATTAGGGATGAGATTGAAGGTTTCTGGAGATGATGAAATTTTCCTTGGAGAGAGAAAGTCCATCATTGAGAGGCATGGTGTTCCATGTCTATTCGCATAAATCACCAATTTGGTTGCTTCTTAATTTTAACCTCTCTTCACATCCTCCCTCTCATATATCATTCTCATTCTCCACCTATCCATAtgttggaaaaacgattaataaattGATTTTTAAAGGTTTTAATTAATTGTTTCTTTTATGAATGAAAAATttattagtcccacaccgtggagtttccactctttagttgttttaagagaatatataagctttttagtcccacatcggggaattcatctttttaatttgtatttgtcaactatataaacaaattcactacttttgtaaaataaataggaaaggggtttctctatattttagagagacccccaagggaaaatattttatattgcttctttagcattcgcgattttccttaatgtttaTTCGGAGTTGCCACGCTCAAGTTGagtatctactacatatgctagtagtaggtgtattaggttgttttatcctggagatatccgtcttgtgagggctataacatcactcttgagtgtagccaggCGCTAATGtattaaggacagcgtgttgaacatgtgactgactctgttttccaaagttttgcactgttgttgttgcggagatatgaggagcttgttcgtttcgtcaaagaaatcacttccattataaaggagctaagtatcaataacttttgcttatttgattttttctttgttttttattattgcacccaacaatcttaagacattaacatttgtaataatcgaaaacgattgattggtttgtgaatcatggatgttaattgtggagtgaaaaacaaaaacgaatttctggtcagctgtagattttcacttttatcttttaatctagaagtaATTTCAATGAACCCTTTTGgaacaacgtagtagacatcctgatagttaaccgtataaaatttcagaatttctggagttgtaaaagtatttttttgatattttacaaaatagaaaaacgtttctgaaaaattctgacaagcagaaatttgttgttgactaaattcgtttttgtggggtaaccatgagttttttgaaacactGATTCAAGCAAAGTTTGtatatctagatgttatcttcagaactcatattttactttctgatttggaattgtgatttgtgaataaaggtgtcatctccgagggacatggctaataggtgCATGTGGTAGAaaaaaatcttccaaagatggcaaaggtgagaacatcgaacgcaactctaagcgtggtcttcataataaaggtatgtttcgtaaacctgaatctagAATTACTTTATTTAAGGGtgatttttatgtttgtaaattcctggccatatggcagtaaattgtagacaacataaaaaccttaataagaagtaagttaatgctaatttagttgaaacaaactagaacgagttcagtggAACGATgccggaagttattttaataaccaatgtgagagatttttgggtggactctggagccaccaagcatGTTTTTTGAAATAGAGACATGTTCACCTTCTATCAGAGGATagaggatgtcgagaaactctatatgagtaactcatctgcaacagaggttgcataaaagggaaaggtcgagcagaagctcatatctgtaatattatcacattgaatgaagttttcatgttccgggcatacgcaaaaatcttgtatcttgttctgttgtagatggaaaaagatttaagatcttaattgaatttggaaaacttgttgtaactatgcagtgattttttaagcaagagttataggactttgggtctatataagctttacggaaaaaattgatgatgtgaacatagttgattcttgtgctttctttgtgtgattgattgttttacgtggtagagtTGGAACCacaaacttataagtcaatgcttaactggctagcataggctgcgtacccaaatttagtttggattttgaacacaaaagtgaaatctgtgaagaatcaaaatatgctataaaaccttttaacacaaatgttcagagtaattataagcctttagaattaattcagttaggtctagttgacatgagttcaacccaaaaccactgtggtaaaagatggttataacttccgtagatgattgtacgaggtactatcttgtatacttgcttaaggataaggatgacgccttagaagccttaagatgtataaacttgaagttggaaaccaattagaatccttgaacataacaaccgtatcctgaaggagatgataattgccatgttgattagttcaggattacctgcggccttgtggggggaggcagtcctcttaacaagtatatcctgaataaagtacccttttaaggatcagatgaaactccatatggtttatggaaaggtagatgaccttcttatgaatgcgtcaaagtgtgggggtgtttgactaagattgtaattcctcttcctaaaagaaataGATTGAAactaaaaatgttgattgtgttttcatatagggtatgctgagtatacttctacaaatagatttttggttgtggtgttctgatttttttagactttggtgtgaatattattacggaatctagggatgctgagttctttgaacatgtttattctaaacctgtacctcattagagatgtgttgttgatcccctagatttattttcgaatattcagaacttattttaaaggaagatgaagttgatgttgcgcctaagagaagtaaaataattatacttgagacttcttataaaccgacttcataacatgcctagcttagtctgagccccagacttgtaaagaagccttgatatctactgaaaccccattctggtaagaagcttcatttagtgaatgGACTCAGTCAGTCGGAACCATACTTGGGAgattgctagtttacctccagggagtaagaccataggatgtaaatgagtctttaagaggaaacgtaagGTAGATGGAACAGTGGAAAATATGAGGCTAGGTTGATAtctaaaggatataaactaaaagaaggtgtacatttccttgattctaattcgccTGTGACAAGAATTACTTCCtctgagatgctaattgttattactgccataaacaacttggagatacatcagatggatgtgaagacagcttttctaaaaccgtgaattagataaagaattttacatagaccaacctaaggactttgttgtgaaaggttgtgaagacaaagtttgtaagttgaacaaatctttgtatggttttcaaataagcacgtaaacagtgacatgaaaatttttgatcatgtgataatgagtagtggatttaagttaaagAAACTTACAAGTATATTtaaaagtaacttgttaaggattcCTGTGTGAtggtatgcttgtatgttgatgatatgcttatacttgatacaaacatagatgtgattaattccactaaaaacatgcactgaatgagaatgttgacttgaaagacttacgCCCTTTTGatataatcttagggatgaggtttagaagataatcaaacatttatagtcttagtcattcacATTATGTTGAATTTTTTCTTATGAGATACAATCAGCCTGAATGTAAGCCTGCGtgtactccatatgattcttcttgtagactcgagaaaaataagggtaatggagtatcttcacttgaatactcaagagttataggatgtctaaTGAATTTAacgaactgtaagagtccagacatttcctatattgtgagtaagttaagtagatatacttgtagtccagagcaagagcatttggatgcacttagtagagtattatggtacataaaatactctattaccttttgtttgatttatgaaaggtatcttgttatccttgagggactttgtgatgcaaactggatagttgactcaggggagtctaagtctacgaatGGA
Above is a window of Papaver somniferum cultivar HN1 unplaced genomic scaffold, ASM357369v1 unplaced-scaffold_45, whole genome shotgun sequence DNA encoding:
- the LOC113342619 gene encoding uncharacterized protein LOC113342619, whose product is MITNNSSLCIHSGTRVSFWYDKWIGTSSLKICFNHLCKLDRHQFGSLADHITPDGAWRFDFKRILNNLEVTQLAGLLNVIGSDPPVIDTLPDTRRWQLHNSGGFSVKSLYHTLTVVAGVDNFPHHFVNKNGVPPKVSFLLWCVVHGKLNSLDMLNRKGMEVYSYCILCGNCNESQEHLLLHCKVAYKTWMAVMPKMHWAWVFPETMYLLAHSWSHSSLSSNGKVVWDLFPSAIVWILWRERNCRIFEDKYSFKTDSEIAVDVKALALSWASAAGNRVHLNFSNSVYNWETVFD